Within the Calditrichota bacterium genome, the region CCACAGGGCAAGGACGAAAGGCACCGCGTGCAGCCACATGGCTGAAACCACCTGGCCCCGCACCAGCCAGCCGGATGAAAATACACCCAGCGCCCCCAGGCCGTTGCAGACTAAACCCGCATACGGGCGATCTTTGCACAGAAAGGGCGGACAGCTGTATAGAATGCCGGCGACAAGGAAACAGAGGAGCAGCGCTGCACCTAGCGCGGGCTTGAGCAGGAAGCCGATGCCGATAGACAGGCCCGCCAGAAGTGCTACTTCCACCAGGGCCTGCCTGATGCTTAGCTCGCCCTGTGCCAAGAGAAACAGCTTGTTGTTCAGCCTGTCACTCTCCACGTCGGTTACTTGATTGAGCACGAACGTGGCACCCAGGCACAGCGTGAGCAGCGCCCCCACCAGCAGATAGTCCACCTCCCACGCGGCGCGCCAGGCAATGCGCACTGGCCAGGAGCCGAACCGGAGCTGCGCCGCATGCCCCGCTAAGAACACCGTCCACACCGGAAACATGAGTGTGGGACGGAGCACAAAAACAAAATCCAGCAACCGCAGCATGCGTTTCACGACTACCCCCATCGTTCAGTCTTAGCCACAATCTGGCGTGAATCTCCCCTCATTGATGTGGCACCCAGTACTCTTGCTCGTGTTGGAACTTGCTGACACACTCGGGCGGCAATGGGTAGTTGCCGTCAAAACAGGCGTGGCAGTAGCCGCCCCGCTCCTGGGGAACCGAAGCGAGCATCC harbors:
- a CDS encoding UbiA family prenyltransferase translates to MKRMLRLLDFVFVLRPTLMFPVWTVFLAGHAAQLRFGSWPVRIAWRAAWEVDYLLVGALLTLCLGATFVLNQVTDVESDRLNNKLFLLAQGELSIRQALVEVALLAGLSIGIGFLLKPALGAALLLCFLVAGILYSCPPFLCKDRPYAGLVCNGLGALGVFSSGWLVRGQVVSAMWLHAVPFVLALWSLYFFTTLPDVEGDRAAGKMTIGVLFGPKVCARLALL